The Nitrobacter hamburgensis X14 genome contains the following window.
TCTTGAGTCTCGATGCCGCGAACCGGCGCGTGGTGGTCGGGCCGCGCGAAGCGCTGAAGATGCATCGCATCATCCTGCGCGACGTGAACTGGATCGGTGACGGCGCGCTCGATCGCGCTGTCGGTGCCGGACTTGAGCTGTTCGTCCGGGTCCGCTCGACGCGCAAGCCCCAGCCGGCGTGGCTGCGTGCAATCGATGGCCGCTATGAGATCGAACTCGTGGCCGGCGAGGAGGGCGTGTCGCCCGGTCAGGCCTGTGTGTTCTACGATGGGCTGGAAGGGCAGGCGCGGGTGCTCGGCGGCGGATTCATCGCGCGCGCCATGGCCAGGCGCGCAAACGAAATCGCTGCGCAGAACGGCACGCCGGCGCAGCCCCTCGCCGCCGAATTGCGCGGGTAGACGTTCGGGGCGCGCGGGGAGCATGGGCAACGACATCGACCGCGCAGGCGTCGCCAGGGCTTACGGCCGCTGGGCGCCGGTTTATGATCTCGTGTTCGGCAAGGTCTTCGATCCTGGCCGTCAGTCCACCATCGCTATCGCCGACACGATCGGAGGGCGTATCCTCGATGTCGGCGTCGGCACCGGATTGTCGCTGTCGGATTATGCGTCCACCACGAAACTTTACGGCGTCGACATTTCCGAACCGATGCTGCGCAAGGCGCAGCAGCGGGTGCGTTCGCTCAATCTCACCAATGTCGAAACGCTGGCGGTGATGGACGCCAAACATCTTGCGTTCGCGGATTCGTTTTTCGACGCAGTGGTGGCGCAATATGTCATCACCGCGGTGCCGGATCCGGAAGCGACACTGGACGATTTCATCCGTGTGCTGAAGCCTGGCGGCGAACTGATTCTGGTCAATCACATTGGCGCCGAGCGCGGGCCGCGCCGCCTGTTCGAACTGGCGTTTGCGCCGCTGGCGCGGCGGCTCGGCTGGCGCCCGGAATTCCCGTGGGCGCGCCTCGTGAACTGGGCCGCCAAGCACGGCGGCGTCACGCTCTCCGAGCATCGCCCGATGCCGCCGATGGGCCACTTTTCGCTGATCCGCTATCGCAAATCCTGATCGCGCCGGTTCCCGGCGGAACATCCGCTGTGGCCGTTCGTTGCCGTGCCATGCGGATGAAGGTCACATTTTTGTTGGTCGCGCTTGTTGCGCTTCCGGATATCGCTCTTGCGCAGGCGCCGCCGACCCCGGCCACGCCGCCTGCCATGGCGAAGTCCGCCCCTTCCCCGAACTCGGCGAGTTGCGCCAATCACGACACGGCCGCGCCGAACGGAACGACGACGAACGAGCGCGGGGAGCCGCTGGGCGACAAGCTGGTGAAATCCGACGGCGTAGTGTGCGCGCTTGCGGGCGTTGATCCGGAGATTCGCGCGCCGACGCCGGAAGGCGGCAATATGCCGGTTATCCCGCCACCCGGCAGCCCCGGCGGCGATCCCACCGTGCGACCAAAATAAGCGCGGCCAAAATAAGCACTATCCCGCAATAAGCTGGCATATCGGGCGGCTTTGCTTGACAGGCCCGTGAGCGGCTTTTTATATGCCACGCGTTCACGGCTTCGGCCGACCACGAACGCCGTGGCGAGGTAGCTCAGCTGGTTAGAGCACGGGAATCATAATCCTGGGGTCGGGGGTTCGAGTCCCTCCCTCGCTACCACCAGAAAACATCAAGATATTTCAACGCCTTATGACTGCCTGAGGTTCCGACCACTGTGAGACATCTCACGGTGATGTACCCATGGGGCTGCTATGGCGCGTCTCCTATCTCGCCCGTCGCGAGGGACGTTATTGCCTTCAGGTTCGCTGCAGTCATGTCGTGGCCACCCTGCTCAACCAGCCACTGTTTCGGACGTCGTTAGGGACCGCCGATTATCGTCAGGCACGGCGGCGTGTGGCGCGGCAAACTGACTGTCCTTCAACCATCGCTCCAACGTACGCAATGGTCCAGGTATCACCGTGAAAGGATCGAGGCGCCGAGCGGTTAGTCGTGTACAGCAGGTGGTCCGCCGGAACGTCATGCTTCTTTGTTGGGCCATCGGCAAGCGACAGTGGCGGGTTGCTCCTTCCGCGATATCGATTCCAGTCTCTCGACGCAACCGGAGCCCGATTGCGGCTCGTTCTTTGCAGGTCCGCGCGAAGACTAAGGCGCATGACGCGCCGTTGCCATTTGGTGTGAGTGAATCGATATTCCGGTAAATCGATTTCGGCGAGATGGAGGTTCATCGCCTCGGTGTTGCATGTCGGCAGGACGAGCGTCCGCACCTTTACCTTCCATCGGACAAATCGCGCCGGAGATCTAGCGGCGTTGTCGAACGTATGTGTCGTATATCTTGCCGCCGGGCGGCGTTGCTCAGCCAATGGATTTGTTTCCTCGTCAGTACCCTGTCGCAATGGGGATCACAAAACCATTACAATAGCTCATTAGGTATCAACCGCGGCTCCTGGAGAGTTGAACCGGGCAGGGAATGGCGGCATTTCACATGCTTCGTCAGATTTGGTTTGCGTCCGTGTTCGCACTTATTACGGGCCTGCTGCTACCGTTCCAGATCGTCGCGGTATGGGCAAAGCGGCCCGCCGCCCGGCGCATTCCGATGCTTTACCATCGCTGTCTCGCCC
Protein-coding sequences here:
- a CDS encoding class I SAM-dependent methyltransferase — protein: MGNDIDRAGVARAYGRWAPVYDLVFGKVFDPGRQSTIAIADTIGGRILDVGVGTGLSLSDYASTTKLYGVDISEPMLRKAQQRVRSLNLTNVETLAVMDAKHLAFADSFFDAVVAQYVITAVPDPEATLDDFIRVLKPGGELILVNHIGAERGPRRLFELAFAPLARRLGWRPEFPWARLVNWAAKHGGVTLSEHRPMPPMGHFSLIRYRKS